The following coding sequences lie in one Armatimonadota bacterium genomic window:
- a CDS encoding DUF479 domain-containing protein yields the protein MRRTPHRRQPGCRNQSTEGASAGDDCPRQLPDGRNQFVNLLAHAVLSPDSERVRVGNVVADFIPRNQVEHLDPDLKRGVELHQRIDRFTDSHPIVQRSHNRLTGFKRFANPLVDVFYDHFLTLHWRKEIPLNTYVDRLNQDIEQSYPGLPEECVAVSRRMIEQGWMRQYGEFEGLEKNLGRMERRIEWRTNRTVDLVGALQILKHDYTGFERDFLEFWPQLVDQTKGS from the coding sequence CTGCGCCGGACACCGCACCGACGACAACCTGGTTGCCGCAATCAATCGACTGAAGGGGCAAGCGCTGGAGACGACTGTCCTCGGCAGTTACCCGATGGTCGAAATCAATTCGTGAACTTACTCGCTCACGCCGTTCTCTCTCCAGACTCCGAGAGGGTTCGCGTGGGCAACGTCGTCGCCGACTTCATCCCTCGCAACCAGGTCGAACACCTCGACCCCGATCTCAAGCGTGGTGTCGAACTGCATCAGCGGATCGACAGATTCACAGACAGCCATCCGATCGTTCAACGATCACACAATCGCCTAACCGGATTCAAACGATTCGCCAACCCATTGGTTGACGTTTTTTACGACCATTTCCTCACGCTCCATTGGCGCAAAGAGATTCCCCTCAACACGTACGTCGACCGACTCAACCAAGACATCGAACAAAGCTATCCAGGGCTCCCCGAGGAATGCGTGGCTGTGTCCCGCCGGATGATCGAGCAGGGATGGATGCGACAATATGGCGAGTTCGAGGGACTAGAAAAGAACCTGGGCCGCATGGAGCGGAGGATCGAATGGCGGACGAATCGAACCGTTGACTTGGTCGGAGCGCTCCAAATCCTCAAGCACGATTACACCGGTTTCGAGCGGGATTTCTTGGAATTCTGGCCGCAACTGGTGGACCAAACGAAGGGAAGTTAG
- the ispE gene encoding 4-(cytidine 5'-diphospho)-2-C-methyl-D-erythritol kinase, translating to MLIRCPAKLNLFLSVGPIDHRGYHPLRTIFQAVSLYDELHIEPAKELGFECDDPSIPAENTVTKAARLMMEVADFPPIHVRLVKRIPSEAGLGGGSSDAAGIIRAAKQLMSAPMPEHERKAIAKSIGADVPFFLLGGRARGEGYGEKLTPLPSPNPPEWYVIAQPSDLCNTKSAYQRLDEKPYEWRAFPDDDILYNDFERVAPCGSLDLIERLQVHGAKDAGLTGSGSAVFGRFADEDSAKKAEAKMKDEAPFAVAVHSL from the coding sequence TTGCTAATTCGGTGTCCTGCCAAACTCAACCTCTTCCTGAGCGTCGGGCCGATCGACCACCGCGGCTATCATCCGCTTCGGACGATTTTTCAGGCCGTGAGTCTGTACGACGAACTGCACATCGAACCCGCCAAGGAACTTGGCTTCGAGTGCGATGACCCGAGCATCCCTGCCGAAAACACCGTTACCAAAGCCGCCCGGCTGATGATGGAAGTCGCCGATTTTCCGCCCATCCACGTTCGGCTCGTGAAGCGAATCCCTAGCGAAGCCGGCCTCGGCGGCGGCAGTAGTGACGCGGCCGGAATCATCCGCGCGGCGAAACAACTCATGTCCGCCCCGATGCCCGAACATGAGCGCAAAGCCATCGCGAAGTCTATCGGCGCCGACGTTCCGTTCTTCCTCCTCGGCGGCCGTGCCCGCGGTGAAGGTTATGGCGAAAAGCTGACGCCTCTCCCTTCCCCGAATCCACCCGAATGGTACGTCATTGCCCAGCCCAGCGACCTCTGTAACACCAAGAGCGCCTACCAACGCCTCGACGAAAAGCCGTACGAATGGCGCGCTTTTCCTGACGACGACATTCTCTACAACGACTTCGAACGGGTCGCCCCCTGTGGCTCGCTCGACCTGATCGAGCGCCTGCAAGTTCATGGCGCAAAAGATGCCGGTCTCACCGGCTCCGGCTCAGCCGTCTTTGGACGATTTGCCGACGAGGATTCAGCCAAGAAAGCCGAAGCGAAAATGAAGGACGAAGCGCCGTTCGCCGTCGCCGTCCACTCCCTCTAA
- the gatA gene encoding Asp-tRNA(Asn)/Glu-tRNA(Gln) amidotransferase subunit GatA, whose translation MITQLTATEIAAKLRSKEVSATEVTQAFLDRIGAEDSKYGAFLAVDAEKALAQASEAQARLDSGNAAPLTGIPVAVKDNISTEGIETTCASKILKGYIPPYDATVVQKLKAAGVVTLGKTNLDEFAMGSSNENSAIKPARNPWDTARTPGGSSGGSAAAVAADLAPLSLGSDTGGSIRLPASFCGIVGFKPTYGRCSRYGLVAFASSLDQIGPLAKSVEDAALLANVITGHCGYDSTSIPADAIDISDLKSGSLKGLKLAFPKEMYGDDTDPEVRKATEEALDALRREGAEITEISIPTIPLGVTTYYIIAPAEASSNLARFDGVRYGPRSQGQGHIDVVAKTRAEGFGHEVKARIMIGTYALSAGYYDAFYLRAQQVRTVMTHQFNEAFREFDLVISPTAPVTAFEIGSLSKDPMQMKLLDYCTIPANMGGFPAISLQAGFAHDMPVGIQLMGPHMGDERVLQAAFAVERVFETQRKRPPIP comes from the coding sequence ATGATCACCCAACTCACGGCGACGGAGATCGCGGCGAAGCTACGATCCAAAGAAGTCTCCGCAACCGAAGTCACGCAGGCATTTCTCGACCGCATCGGCGCGGAAGATTCAAAGTACGGCGCGTTTTTGGCCGTCGATGCCGAAAAAGCGCTTGCCCAAGCCAGCGAAGCTCAAGCTCGACTGGATTCCGGCAACGCCGCACCCCTGACCGGCATTCCCGTTGCCGTCAAAGACAACATTTCCACCGAAGGCATCGAGACAACCTGCGCCTCCAAGATTCTTAAGGGCTACATACCGCCCTATGACGCCACCGTCGTGCAGAAGCTGAAGGCGGCGGGTGTGGTCACGCTCGGCAAAACCAACCTCGACGAGTTCGCGATGGGCTCGTCGAACGAGAACTCGGCCATCAAACCGGCGCGGAACCCGTGGGATACCGCTCGCACGCCGGGCGGCTCATCGGGCGGCTCCGCTGCTGCGGTTGCCGCCGACTTGGCCCCGCTCAGCCTCGGCTCGGACACAGGCGGTTCCATCCGTCTCCCGGCTTCTTTCTGCGGCATCGTCGGCTTCAAGCCGACCTACGGACGCTGTAGCCGATACGGCTTGGTCGCGTTTGCCTCCAGCCTCGACCAGATCGGCCCGCTGGCAAAGTCCGTCGAAGACGCCGCGCTCTTGGCCAACGTCATCACCGGCCACTGCGGCTACGATTCGACTTCGATTCCCGCCGACGCCATCGATATCTCCGACCTCAAGTCCGGCTCGCTGAAAGGTCTGAAGCTCGCTTTCCCGAAGGAAATGTATGGCGACGACACCGATCCCGAAGTTCGCAAGGCGACCGAAGAAGCGCTCGACGCTCTTCGCCGCGAGGGAGCCGAAATCACCGAGATTTCGATTCCGACCATCCCCCTCGGCGTCACCACGTATTACATCATCGCACCGGCAGAAGCCAGCTCAAACCTCGCCCGGTTCGACGGGGTCCGCTACGGACCGCGGTCGCAGGGTCAGGGCCACATCGACGTCGTCGCCAAGACCCGCGCCGAAGGATTCGGCCACGAAGTCAAGGCGCGAATCATGATCGGAACCTACGCCCTCAGCGCTGGCTACTACGACGCCTTCTATCTGCGTGCCCAGCAGGTCCGCACCGTCATGACCCACCAGTTCAACGAAGCCTTCCGCGAGTTCGACCTGGTCATCTCCCCAACGGCCCCGGTCACGGCGTTCGAAATCGGCTCGCTCAGCAAGGATCCGATGCAGATGAAGTTGCTCGACTACTGCACGATCCCCGCAAACATGGGCGGCTTCCCCGCCATCTCGCTCCAGGCCGGATTCGCCCACGATATGCCGGTCGGAATTCAGCTCATGGGTCCGCACATGGGCGACGAACGGGTCCTCCAGGCCGCGTTTGCCGTAGAAAGAGTCTTCGAAACACAACGAAAACGCCCTCCGATCCCGTAA
- the gatC gene encoding Asp-tRNA(Asn)/Glu-tRNA(Gln) amidotransferase subunit GatC, translated as MAISLDEVRHVAKLARLDLDESEVMSLQTELNALLGHFADIQSLDVKDMEPILHASNLTNVWSEDVAGPSLKRESALKNAPVSKAGLFLVPMIIED; from the coding sequence ATGGCGATTTCGCTCGATGAAGTCAGGCACGTCGCAAAACTCGCACGCCTCGACCTTGATGAATCTGAAGTAATGTCCCTTCAGACCGAGCTCAATGCCCTCCTCGGGCACTTCGCCGACATCCAATCGCTGGATGTCAAGGACATGGAACCCATTCTCCACGCGTCCAACCTGACCAACGTTTGGTCGGAAGACGTTGCGGGGCCGTCGTTGAAGCGTGAATCAGCGTTGAAGAATGCACCGGTTAGCAAAGCGGGACTCTTCTTGGTCCCGATGATTATCGAGGACTAG
- a CDS encoding RNA polymerase subunit sigma-24 yields the protein MRGHIEALHRTHGIVVRATLMRLLGDLDLADDCCQDAFASALAVWPESGIPAKPLAWLVKAGRYAGLNTFRKNQRQVALPAEELVAFGDEPDIEIIDDDALRLIFMCCHPSLGVESQIALTLRECCGLSTEEIAHAFLCPMPTLAQRIVRAKAQLKAGGHSLELLNDEVISERLPGVLHVLYLTFNEGYYASSGYSLVRADLAREAIRLTRLVVSLLRTSETVGLLALMLVQESRRSARTNAEGDIILLDDQDRRLWNQAMAREGILLSDEAVGCSSLGSYALQSAIAAVHARSPESDSTDWGQIVGYYDQLQALGYSPIVELNRAVAVAYHVGPEHGIEIIERMLAEGELAHYGLAYSALGGLKEKLGQLAEAVLAYEVALAKSNQDSERKWLREKIENLQKSL from the coding sequence ATTCGGGGCCATATCGAGGCGTTGCATCGAACTCATGGGATCGTGGTGCGAGCGACGCTCATGCGGTTGTTGGGTGATTTGGATCTAGCGGACGATTGTTGCCAAGACGCGTTTGCCTCAGCGTTAGCGGTTTGGCCGGAGTCGGGCATTCCAGCCAAACCCCTGGCGTGGCTCGTCAAGGCGGGTCGGTACGCAGGCCTGAACACCTTTCGCAAGAATCAGCGGCAGGTGGCATTACCCGCCGAAGAGCTCGTCGCGTTCGGGGATGAACCGGATATCGAGATCATCGATGACGACGCTTTGCGGTTGATATTCATGTGCTGTCATCCCTCGCTCGGAGTGGAATCACAGATCGCGCTGACTTTGCGGGAGTGTTGCGGACTCTCGACGGAAGAGATCGCCCACGCGTTTCTGTGTCCGATGCCAACCTTGGCCCAGCGCATCGTGCGAGCGAAAGCTCAGTTGAAGGCGGGCGGGCACAGCCTGGAATTGCTCAACGACGAGGTGATTTCTGAGCGTCTACCGGGTGTGCTCCATGTGCTGTACCTTACGTTCAACGAGGGCTACTATGCGAGTTCCGGCTACTCGCTGGTTCGGGCCGACCTTGCGCGTGAGGCGATTCGACTGACTCGGCTCGTGGTTTCGTTGCTTCGAACGAGCGAAACGGTCGGTCTGCTTGCCTTGATGCTTGTTCAGGAGTCGCGTCGGTCGGCGCGGACCAACGCGGAGGGCGACATCATTCTGTTGGACGATCAGGATCGGCGACTTTGGAATCAGGCGATGGCGCGTGAAGGAATTCTGCTCTCGGATGAGGCGGTGGGATGTTCATCGCTCGGCTCGTATGCTCTTCAGTCGGCAATTGCGGCGGTCCATGCTCGCTCGCCGGAGTCCGATTCGACGGATTGGGGGCAGATTGTCGGTTACTATGACCAATTGCAGGCGTTGGGGTATTCACCGATCGTCGAGCTGAATCGGGCGGTGGCGGTCGCGTACCATGTGGGTCCCGAGCACGGCATCGAAATCATCGAGCGGATGTTGGCAGAGGGCGAACTTGCGCATTACGGCCTCGCGTATTCGGCTTTAGGCGGTTTGAAGGAGAAACTTGGCCAGTTGGCCGAAGCGGTGTTGGCCTACGAAGTGGCTCTGGCGAAGTCGAATCAGGATTCCGAACGGAAGTGGCTTCGGGAGAAAATCGAAAATTTGCAAAAATCCTTGTAG